The Antechinus flavipes isolate AdamAnt ecotype Samford, QLD, Australia chromosome 4, AdamAnt_v2, whole genome shotgun sequence genomic interval TTCTGCTGGGAGTTGGGATTACTCTTCTGCTGCTGGAGGAAAGAGACCTTTGTCTTAGTCATTTTTGCTTAGTTCATAGCATGGGGTCTTATCTGGAGTGGAGGGGTTCagcaaatacttgttgaatgaacaAATGTTCTTCCAGGTTTATATCAAGATGTTGGAGGAGGGCAGCATTtactagaatttattttaaaaaatgctccaacAGTATTTTTTACTAGCTGCAATTGTTGAAATTGgtggaaaaggaagatgaaaaccaAAATTTACTTCCAAGTGTCTTAGCAGTGTTTACACAGCCAACTACTCACTTCTGGCCCCTGaatatcatttaacttttttgtctttgtaccccaaGAAACAATAACAACTTTCATGTATATAGCACTTTCTTGTTTGTGAAACACTTTCTTCACAatagaaataaaagtattattattcttattttacagagagggaaagcAAGACTGAAGGGGGCACATGGCTACACAAAATTGGAGGGAATGGCTCAAACTAAGGTTTTCCTACTTAACACCATTCATTAAGccatgttgttttaaaaaaaaaaggaagcaggaaCAGTACCACCAGCTTGTGTAGGTCtttgaaagtcaaaattaatTTTCTGTCAACTTATTTCTCCATCGCTCAaccagagaaacacacacagatacTGTGTATATCAGTGAGCTAGGAGAAGGAGATAGAGGTCTTTCTCTTGGCTATCCCAGATTTATTCAGGTtcaaactggaaattaatatttGCTGGCCTTGGTGTTCTAGTTTTGCAACTAGTACCTGCAAACAGATTCAGGTTTCAGAGGCTTCCCCTCACTCCCTGCTTTGTTTGTTCTGAGATGCAAGAAAGAATCAGGTGAAATCCAACTGCTCTCATCTGAGAATAGTAGGGATGCCCCAACCAGTAGGCTTCTAGGAACATTAATCCCAGGCTGCATTGTGTCTTCCTGTTCTtccattcctccttccccctacttccCTACAGATCTCCTCCAGTGAATGGCCCTCAGCCAGGAGTAGGGAATGCCCCAGTTCACCTTTGCCTGCTTCTGTGGACTCCATGgcttctgcaaaatgaagaagaagaaagaggatacCCACAGACAGCGAGAGACAGCAGTGTGAGCGGAAACAGGGACTGTACCATTTGCCTGGTCAGGTTACTCCCTCATTCCTTCCTGAGGAATTTGTTTCATTTGGCACCTTTTCAGATTCCTGATGTTAGGCTCCCACCTGGGGGTTGGGACTTTGAAGTAGAAGATATAATTTGTGGCCTCCCCTATGCTTCACATCCCCGTGCCTCATCTCATTTAGCCCTTGAATGGATGTTGGGACTTTTCTGGAGGCAGAATGGAGATGTTTGGGATGATCCCAGGTGATTTGAGAAGAAGTAGATGCTTAGCTCAGAGACAAAGCTAGGGGGTCCTTTCCTATTCAAGCTGATTCAAAACATAAATCCAGTTGGGGTTTTTTCACCCCAACTGGCTCCTCTCCCCTTGCTTTTCCTCTGTACCCTCCAATCCTCCAGCCCATACCCAGAAACCTCCCTGCTTTGGGGAGGTAGGACAAAGATAGGATGAAGCCAACTGAAGCATGGAAACTTCTGTCAGACCATCAAGAGACAGACAAGACTTTACAACAAATGGAATACTTATTCTACCCTGAGAATGAGAGCTCATTGGCGTCAACCCATTTAAGACTGAGAGAAGAACATATTGTCATGGGCTGGGACAATTATTGCAAAATCAAGAAGGTGGGGAGATGGGCAACCAACTTCTTTTGATTAGAAACATGAAACTGACTCTTATCTAGACTGGGGAGATTGGAGAAAGAGGGAATATGTTGTTTGATGGGCTCTGGTGGGACCAGGGTGGAAAACATTTTTCCCAAAGACTTGGATGGAAATTGGGGCTTAGAATTTTAGGGAGGAGTTTCTAAGGGCAGATAGGAAGGTAGTAGAAAGGGATTGGCCCTGTGTCTGTATTCCCATTCTTCTTTTGGAACTATTTGTCCCAGATCCTCCTGTTTTAGGCTCCACTGGAAGTAGAGTAGTCAAAGGTGGGATGAAAGAATTAAGGAGCTTCAGTTGGAGAACTTCTGGCAGAGAAAGGGCTCTGTCCTTTCTCTCAAGATGGACTCTACTCCTTTAGggttctttttctctcctcatcttttGTTGAGAATTTGGCTTTTCTCTGGAAggcaggagttttttttttccagctaagCCAATCAATGTCATCATCCACTTCTACAATTTCTGTGCTTCCAGGGCAGGGATAGCAGGATAAGCAATCCTGCCTTCCCACTGAGCCCTTCTCCCCTCAGGTGGCTATCTATCAGGGGTTGGCTGGGGAC includes:
- the BLACAT1 gene encoding bladder cancer associated transcript 1 codes for the protein MPQFTFACFCGLHGFCKMKKKKEDTHRQRETAV